A region from the Tachyglossus aculeatus isolate mTacAcu1 chromosome Y4, mTacAcu1.pri, whole genome shotgun sequence genome encodes:
- the RIIAD1 gene encoding RIIa domain-containing protein 1, which translates to MATAPVLGSDPGALSAEQQQELRNFKISTRIANERYLRTHRDVALLIGGFLRAILLKRPENVPEFAADYFTDPELPGRLQAQLALREGRAQ; encoded by the exons ATGGCGACGGCCCCAGTGTTGGGGTCGGATCCGGGGGCTCTGAGCGCGGAGCAGCAACAGGAGCTGAGGAACTTCAAG atcaGCACACGGATCGCCAACGAGCGCTACCTACGGACTCACCGGGACGTGGCGCTGCTCATCGGCGGCTTCCTCAG ggCCATCCTGCTGAAGAGGCCAGAAAACGTCCCGGAGTTTGCCGCag ACTACTTCACGGACCCCGAGCTCCCCGGGCGGCTGCAGGCCCAGCTGGCCCTGAGAGAGGGACGGGCCCAGTAG
- the MRPL9 gene encoding 39S ribosomal protein L9, mitochondrial produces MLRAGVERVVRGLRRGPTAIAAVPERGLQRSPTLGTVVVERWWQVPLAAEGRKPHLKRRHRIYRLVEGVPTHPPAGEMELILTRSVEELGVRGDTVFVKKSLGRNHLLPQGLAVYPSPENKRIFEEENRLRQEGKLEKIQTKVGELTVKFLKSARLEVGMKNNVVWELSPEIVCRQFFKNLGVVVAPHTLRLPEEKITRWGEYWCEVTVNGLDTVRVPMSVVNFERPKTKRRKQWLARQQALLEGPASPSPSPPAPAQPSPQ; encoded by the exons atgctGCGGGCGGGCGTGGAGCGTGTGGTGAGGGGGCTGAGGCGGGGGCCGACCGCCATCGCCGCCGTCCCGGAGCGGGGCCTACAACGCTCCCCGAccctg GGCACGGTGGTGGTGGAGCGTTGGTGGCAGGTCCCGCTGGCGGCCGAGGGCCGGAAGCCGCACCTGAAGCGGCGGCATCGGATCTACCGGCTGGTGGAAGGCGTCCCCACCCACCCGCCCGCGGGCGAGATGGAGCTCATCCTCACCCGGTCCGTGGAAG AGCTGGGCGTCCGGGGTGACACGGTCTTTGTGAAGAAGTCCCTGGGGCGCAATCATTTGCTTCCCCAGGGCCTGGCTGTGTACCCCTCCCCTGAGAACAAGCGCATCTTTGAGGAGGAGAACCGG CTGCGGCAGGAGGGGAAACTGGAGAAGATCCAGACCAAAGTGGgcgagttg ACGGTGAAATTTCTGAAGAGCGCCCGCCTCGAGGTGGGCATGAAGAACAACGTGGTGTGGGAGCTGAGTCCCGAGATCGTCTGCCGCCAATTCTTCAAGAAC CTCGGCGTGGTGGTGGCGCCGCACACGCTTCGCCTTCCAGAGGAGAAGATCACGCGCTGGGGCGAGTACTGGTGCGAAGTGACG GTGAATGGCCTCGACACCGTCCGGGTGCCCATGTCCGTGGTGAACTTTGAGCGGCCCAAGACCAAGAGGCGCAAGCAGTGGCTGGCCCGGCAGCAGGCCCTGCTGGAGGGCCCGGcctctccgtccccctcccctcctgcgcccgcccagcccagcccccaatAA